In Blautia wexlerae DSM 19850, a single window of DNA contains:
- a CDS encoding deoxyuridine 5'-triphosphate nucleotidohydrolase gives MKRIAKFHKVSKERFTADWIDTFAQSQEEAEKVYEAIRLPKRATAGSAGYDFFAPAEFTLKPGETVKIPTGIRVEMQPEWVLKCYPRSGLGFKYRLQLNNTVGIIDSDYFYSDNEGHIFSKITNDSNENKTLTIPADTGFMQGIFVEYGITVDDDATEIRNGGFGSTTAK, from the coding sequence ATGAAACGAATCGCAAAATTTCATAAAGTAAGCAAAGAACGCTTCACAGCAGACTGGATCGATACCTTCGCACAGTCTCAGGAAGAAGCAGAGAAAGTATACGAGGCTATCCGTCTGCCGAAGAGAGCGACAGCAGGAAGTGCCGGCTATGACTTTTTCGCACCGGCAGAATTTACTCTGAAGCCAGGCGAAACAGTAAAGATCCCGACAGGAATCCGGGTGGAAATGCAGCCGGAATGGGTGCTGAAATGTTATCCGAGAAGCGGACTGGGATTTAAATACCGTCTTCAGCTTAACAACACAGTTGGTATCATTGACAGTGATTATTTCTATTCAGATAACGAAGGCCACATTTTTTCAAAGATCACAAATGATTCCAATGAAAACAAAACTCTGACAATCCCGGCAGATACAGGATTCATGCAGGGAATCTTTGTAGAGTACGGAATCACGGTAGATGATGATGCTACAGAAATCCGCAATGGTGGATTTGGAAGTACTACTGCGAAATAG